Genomic window (Dehalobacter sp. 12DCB1):
AAATGAATTTGACAATGTTCCGATTTGTTTGGATACAGCCAATAAAAAAGCAATTGAGGCCGGTATCAAAGTCTACAACCGTTCCAAAGGCAAACCGATTATTAATTCTGCCGATGCCGGTCCGAGACTGGGGCTCTTAGAAGTTGCCGCCGCCAACGATGCCATGGCCATTGCCCTGTGTGCCAAAGAAGGTATTCCTGCAGACGTTGAAGAGCGCATCACCTACTGCACCGAAATGCTGGAAAAAGCAATGATGCTTGGTATCGACCCGATGGATCTCTTATTCGACCCACTCTTCCTGGTGATCAAAGGAATGCAGGAAAAAGCATCGGAAGTTCTGGAGACCATCCGTCAGATTACGGAAATGGGCCTCAAAACCAATGCCGGATTAAGTAACGTATCCAATGGTGCGCCAAAACATGTCCGTCCAATTATTGATGCCACCTATTGTGCAATGGCAATGCAGTGCGGTCTAACCGCAGCCATTGTAAACCCTTGCGACCAGAGGTTGATGGAGACAATCAAAACCTGTGATATGATTAAGGGCAATATGTTATATGCTGATTCCTACCTGGAGCTATAAATCGTAGTAGCACCGTCATACAACTGCCTGGGGAAATTCTACGGAAAGGGGAATACACATGAATTTATATAGCACCGTATTTGCAGGAGCAAAACAAGCTCTCGATACTGCTGCCGAATATGTTGTAAAAGCAATCTCCTTAAAAGGGAAAGAGCATAAGGTTGCTTTTCCTGATACTGCTTACTCCCTGTCCCTTATTTATGCCATTACCGGCAAAAAAATAGGCACCTTGGGAGAACTTGAAGGCGCTTTAGATCTTGTCAGAAGCCTGATCGTGGAAAAAGAACAACTCAGAGAAGCTGAAAATGCCGGTATGGCTGCTGCTGTTTGTTCGGAAATTATTGAAGCATTAAAGTATGTCATGGATGAAAAGCCCTATGAAGCTCCGTGTATGGGTTTTCTCACGGATGCGATTATCCGCGGCTGGGGCGTTGGTCTCGTAACAGACGATATCCCGGGACAGGCAGTCATCATCGGCGAATTTCCGGATTCCGAATCAGCTGCCAAAGTAATTAAAGAATACCAAGCTAAAGGGCTTTTAACCTTCCTTGTCGGTAAAGTTATTGATCAGGCTATTGAAGGTGGAGTCAAAGTAGGACTTGAGTTCAGAGTCATGCCCCTGGGATATAACATGACCTCGGTGATTCATGTCGTTACGGTAACCATCCGCGCAGCTTTAATCTTCGGTGCCCTGACCCCTGGCGACTGGGAAGAATTTAAGCGCTATACGTATAAAAGATTGAAAGCCTTTGTCAATGCCGTCGGACCTTTAAGCAATTACAGGGTTGCCGCAGGTGCAGCTGCGATTAACCTCGGCTTTCCGGTTGTAACTGATCAGGATGTTGCCGAAGTTCCGATGAAGCTTATCACCCAAAAAGACTACAACAAAATGGCTGCAACTTCACTTGAAATCAGAGGTATTAAAATTAAGATTACTGAAATTCCGATTCCCGTTGCTTTTGCCGCTGCTTTCGAAGGTGAAAGAATCAGAAAAGATGTCATGTTTGTTGAATTCGGAGGTAATAAAACAGAGTCCTGGGAGCTTGTTGCGCAAAGAGAAGCCAGTGAAATTGAAGACCATAAGATTGGGATTATTGGTGACGATATCGACACCGTGCAACAGGTAGCAGGAAGAATGCCGCTAGCCGTCCTGGTCGAAGTATCCGGAAAGAACATGCATTCAGATTTTGAGCCGGTTCTGGAAAGAAGAATCCACTATTTTATGAACTATATTGAAGGTATCATGCACGTCGGGCAGAGGGATACCACCTGGGTTCGCATCAGCAAAGATGCTTACGAAAAAGGCTTCAGGCTTCGTCACTTTGGTGAAGTGCTGTATGCCAAGATGCTGGATGAGTTTGGTGCAGTCGTCGACAAATGTCAGGTTACAATTATCACTGATGCTGCCAAAGTCAAAGAAGTGAAGGCCCAGCAGGTGATTTCCAAGTATGCAGCAAGAGACGAACGAATTGCCAGTCTGACCGATGAAAGTGTCGATACTTTTTATACCTGTATTCTATGCCAGTCCTTTGCGCCTTCCCATGTCTGTATTGTGACACCGGAAAGGCTGGGACTATGCGGTGCCGTAAGCTGGCTTGATTCCAAAGCCACTTTTGAACTCGACCCAACCGGTCCTTGTCAGCCAATAAACAAAGGTCCTGTTGATGATCCCGTCAAAGGTATCTGGCCGGAAGTCAATAAAACCGTGAAACAGTACTCGCAAGGGGCTTTGAGCCGCATCACCCTCTACAGCTTATTGGAAGACCCGATGACCTCCTGTGGCTGCTTCGAATGTATCGCAGGCATTATGCCGGAAGCCAATGGGATTGTCATCGTAAACAGAGAGTTCTCCGGCGTATCTCCGGTAGGCATGACATTCGGCGAACTGGCTTCCATGACAGGCGGCGGCGTTCAAACTCCTGGATTTATGGGACATGGCAGACAGTTTATCTCCTCCAAGAAGTTCATCTCAGCTGAAGGCGGTCCCGGACGTATTGTCTGGATGCCGAAGGAACTCAAAGATTTTGTTGCTGACAAACTAAATGCAACTGCCAAAGAAATGTATGGAATTGACAACTTTGTCGACATGATCTGCGATGAAACCATTGCTTCAGAGTCCGAAGCCGTATTGGAGTATCTAAGTGAAAAAGGTCACCCTGCACTAACAATGGATCCGCTGATGTAGTGTTATGCAATACTGTCATAGGACTGTCCTTTAAAGGGGTGTGGAGCAACATGTTTAAAGTAAAATTTATTCCTGAAAACACCGTTGTGATCGCCAAATTAGATGAGACACTGTTTGATGCGGCCCACAAAGCCGGTATCTTCCTTGATGCACCTTGCAATGGACTGGGATCATGCGGCAAATGCAAGCTAAAGGTTCTCAAAGGCAGTGTAAATTTTCGTAAAAACCATCATATTACGGAATCCGAATTAGCACAGGGTTTTGTTTTAGCCTGTAATTCCAAGATCAACGGTGATATCACTATTGAGGTACCGGCTATCCCGACATCTATCTTTAGCGAGATGAAAATTGAAGATTTGGCTGGAACAAAAGATCAACAGATTATTGACAGGGTTATTAACTTGGCTACCAATAATCATATCCTGTTTAACTCCGCTGTGCAAAAGACCTATATGAAATTAGACCTGCCAAGCCTTGATGACTGCATTTCCGACTGGGACAGAATTAAAAGACATTTGCTTAAAAACAGCGCTTACCGCGAAGTGATTTGCCAACTACCAATCTTTAAAAAAATACCTCATGTTTTAAGAGAAAATGATTTTCACGTGACCGTAACGTATTTTGCAGAAAACAGCGAGAGAATCAGAGTTATCAATATTGAACCCGGAGATACTTCCGAGAGACTCTATGGAGCAGCTATAGATGTAGGAACTACATCTGTAGCTGCCTTCCTGGTCGATCTTTGTAACGGAAAGATTATTGCTAAAGCCTCTGCCGGAAATATTCAGATCAAATATGGTGCTGATGTGATTAGCAGAATTATCCACGCAACTAAGAAAAATGGCTTGCAGGAATTAACCGATGCTATTATCAAAGAAACAATTAATCCTTTGCTTAAGCAAATGCGACAGGAAATAGGCGTTTCCAAAGACGAAATCAGCGTGATGGTCGCCTCCGGAAATACAACTATGATGCACCTCATGCTCGGGGTTTATCCGGATTATTTGCGGAAGGATCCCTATATTCCCGCTTTCCTTGATTCTGAATACCTTAAAGCTGCCGACCTCGGGCTAGAGGCCTATGCTGAAAGCCTTATATATATATTGCCTTCGGTTTCAAGCTATGTCGGTGGAGATATTACTGCCGGCGTACTTGCCTCCGGCCTGTGGTCGGAAGATCAAAATATCCTTTTTATGGACTTGGGTACAAATGGCGAAATTGTTTTCGGCAATAAAGACTTCTTGCTTACTTGTGCCTGTTCAGCCGGGCCTGCGTTTGAAGGGGGAGAGATAAGTTCGGGAATGCGTGCGGTGCCAGGTGTAATTGAAAATGTGAGAATTGACAGGAAAACTTTTGAGCCTGCGATAGATACCATAGACAATCAATTGCCACTCGGCTTATGTGGCTCAGGAATCATCGATGCCATAGCTGAAATGTTTAGGGCAGGGATCATTGATAGCCGGGGCCGTCTGAACCGCAATCTGAAAACCCGTCGTATTCGTTTTGATGAATATGGAATCGGTGAATTTGTGTTGGCTTTTAGAGGAGAATATTATATCCCCAAAGATATCACGATTACGGAAATTGATCTGGAAAACTTTATCCGGGCCAAAGGCGCTGTCTACTCTGCCGTGGCAGTATTATTAAAAAGTATGGGTATGGATTATTCCGCAATAGACAAAATATATATTGCCGGCGGAATCGGCACGAATATCAATATAAACAACTCGATTACGATCGGGCTTTTCCCAGACCTTCCGGTTGAAAAGTTTGAATATCTTGGCAATAGTTCTTTGATGGGCAGCTATTTAACCCTGCGAAGTACTGACGCCAGAAAAAAAGCCGAGGATATTGCCTCTCATATGACTTACTTGGAACTCAGTACCGACAGCTCCTACATGGGAGAATTTATATCCGCCTGTTTCCTTCCCCACACTGAAATAGAAAGATTTCCAACCGTTAAGGAACAAGGTAAAATCGTCTAAATGAAATTAAACTATAAAAATAACTGTTAAGAAAGGTGATATCATATGTGTGAATCGAATGCTTATGTTCTAACTCCTGACGGAGAAAAAATGCTTATGGAAAATGTTGCGAACATGAAGATTGACTCCGGGAAAATCTTTTTAACAAGTTTATTGGGAGATGAAAAAACGATTAACGGTATAATTCAGGAAATTAAACTTTTAGAACATAAAATCCTGATTAGCGAAAAGGCGTAAAGGAATAAACCGTGTCCGATACACCGATGCATTATGAATTTATCCGCGCGAAACTTAAGGATTGTGACCCTGTGGAAATATCCCGGAAATCGGGAGCAGTTTATGACAGGCAAAAGCAAGAGTTTCGTGTTCTTCTAATGGGCAGAAATTATTTTGTCTCCTACCCCTCAGGGGAAATCTGCGATTTCAACCACTCCGAAATTTCCAACTTTCCGGTCAAGACATTAATCCTGCGTTATCTGGTGCATGCCCAGGGCGCACCGCCTACAGAAAAGGATATCACGTATCGGGAAGTATCCGGCGGCCAGGTCTACTACCGTAATTTCTACGGCCGGTGTATTATGAGGCTTGTCAGGATGTTCAGCAAGGATTTCCCAGCTCTGGAGTACGCCATGGCAAAGCTGAACGCATTGAAAACAACGCATGGAGACCTCAGTTACCGTTTTCAGTTTATGAACAACATTTATGTTACCTTTATTCTCTGGAATGGCGACGAAGAGTTCCCCACAAGCGCCAATATTCTTTTCGATGCCAATACACCGGATTACTTCAACGCCGAAGACCATACTGTTGTATGCGATATTGCCCTAAGCTTTTTGAAGGAACTCTCGAAGTAAATCGACAAGAAGACGCTTCAACTGAAGCGTCTTCGCGTGTAAATATTGTAATATCAGATATTTATTTTACCCAGTTCTGGCAAATCTTAACGCCTTCGGCTGCGTTCGTAGTAAATGCATCTGCACCGATTTGTCTGCTGGCTTCTTCTGTTACAGGGTTTCCGCCGATAATGATTTTGAGGCTGTCACGCACGCCGGCAGCTTTCAATTCATCTACCGTCTTTTTCATCGCTTCCAGGGCCAATGTCAGTACACCGCTCATCCCTACGATATCCGGCTGT
Coding sequences:
- a CDS encoding DUF3786 domain-containing protein; protein product: MSDTPMHYEFIRAKLKDCDPVEISRKSGAVYDRQKQEFRVLLMGRNYFVSYPSGEICDFNHSEISNFPVKTLILRYLVHAQGAPPTEKDITYREVSGGQVYYRNFYGRCIMRLVRMFSKDFPALEYAMAKLNALKTTHGDLSYRFQFMNNIYVTFILWNGDEEFPTSANILFDANTPDYFNAEDHTVVCDIALSFLKELSK
- the acsV gene encoding corrinoid activation/regeneration protein AcsV; translation: MFKVKFIPENTVVIAKLDETLFDAAHKAGIFLDAPCNGLGSCGKCKLKVLKGSVNFRKNHHITESELAQGFVLACNSKINGDITIEVPAIPTSIFSEMKIEDLAGTKDQQIIDRVINLATNNHILFNSAVQKTYMKLDLPSLDDCISDWDRIKRHLLKNSAYREVICQLPIFKKIPHVLRENDFHVTVTYFAENSERIRVINIEPGDTSERLYGAAIDVGTTSVAAFLVDLCNGKIIAKASAGNIQIKYGADVISRIIHATKKNGLQELTDAIIKETINPLLKQMRQEIGVSKDEISVMVASGNTTMMHLMLGVYPDYLRKDPYIPAFLDSEYLKAADLGLEAYAESLIYILPSVSSYVGGDITAGVLASGLWSEDQNILFMDLGTNGEIVFGNKDFLLTCACSAGPAFEGGEISSGMRAVPGVIENVRIDRKTFEPAIDTIDNQLPLGLCGSGIIDAIAEMFRAGIIDSRGRLNRNLKTRRIRFDEYGIGEFVLAFRGEYYIPKDITITEIDLENFIRAKGAVYSAVAVLLKSMGMDYSAIDKIYIAGGIGTNININNSITIGLFPDLPVEKFEYLGNSSLMGSYLTLRSTDARKKAEDIASHMTYLELSTDSSYMGEFISACFLPHTEIERFPTVKEQGKIV
- the acsE gene encoding carbon monoxide dehydrogenase/acetyl-CoA synthase methytransferase subunit, with translation MDRFLVIGERIHCISPVIRQAIADRNPAPILQRAKEQLDAGAVYLDLNIGPAERDGEEVMAWAVQLLQNEFDNVPICLDTANKKAIEAGIKVYNRSKGKPIINSADAGPRLGLLEVAAANDAMAIALCAKEGIPADVEERITYCTEMLEKAMMLGIDPMDLLFDPLFLVIKGMQEKASEVLETIRQITEMGLKTNAGLSNVSNGAPKHVRPIIDATYCAMAMQCGLTAAIVNPCDQRLMETIKTCDMIKGNMLYADSYLEL
- the acsB gene encoding acetyl-CoA decarbonylase/synthase complex subunit alpha/beta; this translates as MNLYSTVFAGAKQALDTAAEYVVKAISLKGKEHKVAFPDTAYSLSLIYAITGKKIGTLGELEGALDLVRSLIVEKEQLREAENAGMAAAVCSEIIEALKYVMDEKPYEAPCMGFLTDAIIRGWGVGLVTDDIPGQAVIIGEFPDSESAAKVIKEYQAKGLLTFLVGKVIDQAIEGGVKVGLEFRVMPLGYNMTSVIHVVTVTIRAALIFGALTPGDWEEFKRYTYKRLKAFVNAVGPLSNYRVAAGAAAINLGFPVVTDQDVAEVPMKLITQKDYNKMAATSLEIRGIKIKITEIPIPVAFAAAFEGERIRKDVMFVEFGGNKTESWELVAQREASEIEDHKIGIIGDDIDTVQQVAGRMPLAVLVEVSGKNMHSDFEPVLERRIHYFMNYIEGIMHVGQRDTTWVRISKDAYEKGFRLRHFGEVLYAKMLDEFGAVVDKCQVTIITDAAKVKEVKAQQVISKYAARDERIASLTDESVDTFYTCILCQSFAPSHVCIVTPERLGLCGAVSWLDSKATFELDPTGPCQPINKGPVDDPVKGIWPEVNKTVKQYSQGALSRITLYSLLEDPMTSCGCFECIAGIMPEANGIVIVNREFSGVSPVGMTFGELASMTGGGVQTPGFMGHGRQFISSKKFISAEGGPGRIVWMPKELKDFVADKLNATAKEMYGIDNFVDMICDETIASESEAVLEYLSEKGHPALTMDPLM
- a CDS encoding CooT family nickel-binding protein, encoding MCESNAYVLTPDGEKMLMENVANMKIDSGKIFLTSLLGDEKTINGIIQEIKLLEHKILISEKA